The following are from one region of the Syngnathus acus chromosome 19, fSynAcu1.2, whole genome shotgun sequence genome:
- the zdhhc16b gene encoding palmitoyltransferase ZDHHC16B isoform X2, which translates to MRVGSSWRRHLSRAMRLALAWCRPCRPKKGGRGRGGQPQSGFGALWSYSKLLLKSLYFNSLSNSDTLLDCAFEPVYWIVDNVTRWFGVVFVTLVILLTTSVVVIVYLYVLPTIVGTYAVPWIIWHLCCGHWLLVMVGFHYYKATTTSPGYPPKDNIHIPSVSICKKCINPKPARTHHCSICNTCILKMDHHCPWLNNCVGHFNHRYFFSFCVYMTLGCIYCSVSSRDLFLEAYSAVESYYQTRPPPYTSTETTAHKSIIFLWVLTSSVVVALGGLTLWHAALICRGETSIERHINRKESKRLKEQGKVFKNPYHHGMMANWKRLLGVETSNTVSGFHGNKT; encoded by the exons ATGCGCGTGGGCAGCAGCTGGAGGCGGCATCTTTCCCGGGCCATGCGACTCGCTCTTGCATGGTGTCGACCGTGCCGTCCAAAGAAAGGGGGTCGGGGCAGGGGAGGCCAGCCGCAGTCCGGCTTTGGGGCGCTATGGAGCTACAGCAAGCTACTGCTCAAGTCTCTTTATTTCAACAGCCTCAGCAACTCTGACACATTGCTCGACTGTGCTTTCGAACCCGTGTATTGGATCGTGGACAATGTGACGCGCTGGTTTGGAGTG GTGTTTGTCACTCTGGTCATCCTGCTGACAACCTCAGTGGTGGTTATTGTTTATCTGTACGTCCTTCCCACAATTGTCGGGACCTACGCTGTGCCTTGGATCATCTGGCATCTATGCTGCGGCCACTGGCTCCTGGTCATGGTGGGCTTCCATTACTACAAGGCCACCACCACCTCCCCCGGATACCCGCCTAAG gACAACATCCATATTCCCTCGGTGTCCATTTGTAAGAAATGTATCAATCCAAAACCGGCCAGGACGCACCACTGCAGCATCTGCAACAC CTGCATCTTGAAGATGGACCATCACTGTC CTTGGCTCAACAACTGCGTAGGCCATTTCAACCACCGCTACTTTTTCTCCTTCTGCGTCTACATGACTCTGGGCTGTATCTACTGCAGCGTCAGCAGCAGAGACTTGTTCCTGGAAGCCTACAGTGCTGTTGAG AGTTACTATCAGACCCGTCCCCCGCCGTACACGTCCACAGAGACGACCGCCCACAAGAGCATCATCTTTCTCTGGGTGCTGACCAG TTCTGTGGTGGTCGCCCTGGGAGGGCTGACCCTGTGGCACGCCGCGCTCATCTGCCGAGGGGAGACCAGCATAGAGCGCCACATCAACCGCAAAGAGAGTAAAAGACTGAAGGAGCAGGGCAAG GTGTTCAAAAATCCATATCATCACGGGATGATGGCCAATTGGAAGCGGCTGCTTGGTGTCGAGACGAGCAA
- the zdhhc16b gene encoding palmitoyltransferase ZDHHC16B isoform X1 produces the protein MEKSLVIQLRHEELLFYAACISNSWCVFLCVCVCLEGRVCRRRWGGGGGMRVGSSWRRHLSRAMRLALAWCRPCRPKKGGRGRGGQPQSGFGALWSYSKLLLKSLYFNSLSNSDTLLDCAFEPVYWIVDNVTRWFGVVFVTLVILLTTSVVVIVYLYVLPTIVGTYAVPWIIWHLCCGHWLLVMVGFHYYKATTTSPGYPPKDNIHIPSVSICKKCINPKPARTHHCSICNTCILKMDHHCPWLNNCVGHFNHRYFFSFCVYMTLGCIYCSVSSRDLFLEAYSAVESYYQTRPPPYTSTETTAHKSIIFLWVLTSSVVVALGGLTLWHAALICRGETSIERHINRKESKRLKEQGKVFKNPYHHGMMANWKRLLGVETSNHWFTRVLLPSSHLPAGDGIMWDCNFSRRDLVAI, from the exons gtttttgtgtgtttgtgtgtgtctggaaGGCAGAGTGTGTAGGCGAAGGTGGGGAGGTGGCGGTGGTATGCGCGTGGGCAGCAGCTGGAGGCGGCATCTTTCCCGGGCCATGCGACTCGCTCTTGCATGGTGTCGACCGTGCCGTCCAAAGAAAGGGGGTCGGGGCAGGGGAGGCCAGCCGCAGTCCGGCTTTGGGGCGCTATGGAGCTACAGCAAGCTACTGCTCAAGTCTCTTTATTTCAACAGCCTCAGCAACTCTGACACATTGCTCGACTGTGCTTTCGAACCCGTGTATTGGATCGTGGACAATGTGACGCGCTGGTTTGGAGTG GTGTTTGTCACTCTGGTCATCCTGCTGACAACCTCAGTGGTGGTTATTGTTTATCTGTACGTCCTTCCCACAATTGTCGGGACCTACGCTGTGCCTTGGATCATCTGGCATCTATGCTGCGGCCACTGGCTCCTGGTCATGGTGGGCTTCCATTACTACAAGGCCACCACCACCTCCCCCGGATACCCGCCTAAG gACAACATCCATATTCCCTCGGTGTCCATTTGTAAGAAATGTATCAATCCAAAACCGGCCAGGACGCACCACTGCAGCATCTGCAACAC CTGCATCTTGAAGATGGACCATCACTGTC CTTGGCTCAACAACTGCGTAGGCCATTTCAACCACCGCTACTTTTTCTCCTTCTGCGTCTACATGACTCTGGGCTGTATCTACTGCAGCGTCAGCAGCAGAGACTTGTTCCTGGAAGCCTACAGTGCTGTTGAG AGTTACTATCAGACCCGTCCCCCGCCGTACACGTCCACAGAGACGACCGCCCACAAGAGCATCATCTTTCTCTGGGTGCTGACCAG TTCTGTGGTGGTCGCCCTGGGAGGGCTGACCCTGTGGCACGCCGCGCTCATCTGCCGAGGGGAGACCAGCATAGAGCGCCACATCAACCGCAAAGAGAGTAAAAGACTGAAGGAGCAGGGCAAG GTGTTCAAAAATCCATATCATCACGGGATGATGGCCAATTGGAAGCGGCTGCTTGGTGTCGAGACGAGCAA TCACTGGTTCACACGCGTTCTCCTGCCCTCGAGTCATCTTCCTGCAGGGGACGGCATCATGTGGGACTGCAATTTTTCCAGGAGAGACCTTGTGGCCATCTGA